The sequence CAAACCTTATAAATATAAAAAATATTGGCATTAAGTAGTTGCACAATAGTTGCTGATAATTAATGGTAACAGTATAATGATTATATATAATTGAAAAATTTGAAGATATTAGCCATAAAATGTGGGAGGGATAAAAGTAATGACAACTATTGGAATAGATTTGGGAACAACAAATAGTCTTGTGGCATATTGGACTGAAGAGGGAGCAAAGATAATACCAAATATTTTAGGATCTAATCTTACACCTTCTGTTGTAAGTGTTGATGAAAATAATGAAATAATTGTAGGACAAGTAGCTAAGGAGCGTCTTATCACTCATCCTCAATTAACAGCATTTGCATTCAAAAGATATATGGGAACGGAAAAACAGTTCCATTTGGGTAAATATTCATTTTCTTCAGAGGAGCTATCCTCCTTTGTTTTGAAATCTTTAAAATCAGATGCAGAAGCATTTTTGGGAGAAGAAGTAACAGAAGCAGTTATAAGTGTACCAGCTTACTTTAATGATGCTCAAAGAAAGGCTACTAAAAAGGCAGCTGAGCTTGCAGGTTTAAAGGTTGAGAGATTAGTTAGTGAACCAACAGCAGCAGCTATATCCTATGGACTTCATCAAGAAGAATCAGAAACTAAATTTATTGTTTTTGATTTAGGTGGAGGAACCTTTGATGTTTCAATCTTAGAGTTATTTGAAGGGGTTATGGAGGTAAAATCCATAGCTGGAGATAACTTTTTGGGAGGAGAAGACTTTACTAACATCCTCGTATCTTATTTTGTAGAATGTGAAAATATAGATGTAAATTCTCTTGATTATAAGGGAAAATCAGCTCTTTATAAGCAAGCAGAACTATGCAAAAGAGCTATTACTAGCAATGAAAAAGGGATAATGAGCTTTAGATTAAATGATGAAAATCATGAGAAAATTATAACTCCACTAGAATTTGATAAATTAGTGGTACCACTTTTAGTAAGATTACGCCGTCCCATTGAAAGAGCTTTAAGGGATGCAGAGCTTACTCCAAATGATTTAGATGCAGTAATTCTTATAGGCGGTGCTACAAGGATGCCAGTAATTAAGTCAACTGTAGGAAAAATATTTGGAAAGTTACCTTATTCAAATATAAATCCTGATGAGGCAGTAGCCTTAGGAGCAGCAATTCAGGTTGCGTTGAAGGAAAGAAATGAATCGTTAAGTGAGGTTATATTAACAGATGTATGCCCTTATACTCTTGGAACAGGAGTAGTGAAGAGGATTGATAGAGATAATTATGAGTCTGGTTACTTTTTGCCTATAATTGAACGCAATACTCCTATACCTGTGAGCAGGGTAGAACGTCTTAGTACAGTAAGAGATAATCAGACAGTAATTCAAATTGATATTTATCAAGGTGAGAATCGTCGTGTTGATGGAAATATTAAGTTAGGAGAATTAAGTGTAAAGGTTCCACCAGCAAAAGCTGGACAAGAGCAAATAGATATTAGATATACTTATGATATTAATGGAATATTAGAAGTGGAGGTTATAGTAGTTAGTACTGGCATCAAAGAGAGAATAGTTATTGAAAAGAATCCTGGCAGTATGTCAAAAGAAAATATAGAAAAACGATTAAAGGATCTAGAAAATATAAAAATTCACCCTAGAGATAAAATGGAAAATAGATTATTACTTGCTAGGGGAGAACGTCTGTATGAAGAATCTTTAGGAGAAAAACGTGAATTTATAGGTGATTTATTACAGAAGTTTGAAGCTGTTCTTTCTCGCCAAGATGAACGAGAAGTTAAAAAGGCAGCACAACAATTAAAAGAAACTTTAGAACAGTTAGAGGGATGGTTTGATTATTAATGGATCCGTGGAAAGTACTAGAAATTGAACCTACAGGAGAAACATCAATAATTAAAAAGGCCTATGCGAAGAAGTTAAAAATATATCATCCCGAAGATGATCCAGAGGGGTTTCAAAGGTTAAGAGAATCTTATGATAGAGCATTAAAGCTAGCGAAGAGTTATAAACAAAAAGAAACTCAGAATAATAGTCAAGTTGTAGAAAGTTCAGAAAAGGAGGCTTCTATACAACAACAAACTATAAATAACGAAGACAGGCAGCAGATGATAATTAATGATGAGGGTATATCACAACAAGAAATTAAAGTTTCAGATGGGTTTGAATTATTTGAACAATTTTTTGATTATTTAGAAGAAGATAACATTATACCTAAAGTAAAATTACCGCTGCATAATATTTTAGCAAATGATATAGAAGAAGAGAACATTATACCTAAAGTAAAATTACCGCAGCATAATATTTTAGAAAATTATACTCATGAATTCAACAAACTTCATAGAGAGCAACAACTAGTTTATAGATTTATGTATAAGGTTGAGAGGCTATATCATGATTTCTTTGCAAGAATTCAAGAAGAAAATTGGATTCGGCTTTTAGATGATGCTATAATGTCGAATTTATATTACAAGGAATCGATAAACAAGGAAATGTTGGAGTTTTTAGTTTGTAGTCATAATATACCACAAAACATTTGGGTACTTTTAATTAATAGTTTTCATTGGGATGAGCAACAAAAGGAGATCTATTCTCGTTATTCTAAAGAATATGCTAAGCTTATGTTTAGAAACTTAAGTAATGAGATGTTGCCACGCTATTGTTACTTTAGCAGTAGAGATAAATTCAGTCATGATAAATATTTAGAAGCAAGACAAAAAGCATTTGATGCATTGGAGCAAAACAAGTTAACAGTGGCATGGAAATATATTTATATTGCCAAAGAAATATATTTAGGTGACCCTGACTTATGGTGCATGGAGGCTGAATATCATTTAAAAGCAAAGGACATAAAAAAGGCAAGGATAGCTTTTGAGAAAGCAGAGCAAATAAATCCAAAAGATATGGATACTATTTTTTATAAAGCTCAGGTTATGTATAATAGTAGAAGATTTAGTGAGTCTATTAGCATATGTAAGCAGATTAAAAATATAAATCCTTCAGATTTTAAAGTGCTTTGCTTAATGAGCAAATCCTATGTAAAACTCAAGAGATGGAAGAAGGCAAGAGAGGTTTTGGAATATAACTTAAGCATTAAGCGCGATGATATTGAAACTAAGAGAAGCTTTATAGAATTGGCAAGGGAACTTGAAGCTAGTTTGAAAAGATATCCTCTCAGTTTGGAAGTTAGAAAAGAGTTAAGAGCTGTATATAAGTTTATTGGTGAATCTAAAAATTCAAAGATATTTCAGACAACATCTGGTACAATTACAGAAGGTATAATACTTAACAAACGTTGGGCTTATTTTATAATGGTAATTGTTATAATAGTTGTAGTTCCATTAATTAATGGACCAACATTAAATCATGCAGTTAAATATGTTAAAGCATTAGTAGGAATAATAATACTTACACAGTATGTTCTGAATGCTATTAGGAAAAGAAAAAAATAAATTTAATAATAAAGAAGGTGGTAAAATTAATAGGATTTTACCACCTTTCTCTACAATTTTGAATATGGAATGTTGTATTAATGTTTGCAAGTGGAAGTTACAGTAGTTAATACAGGGATTGAAGAGAGAATAGTTAATGAGAAGAATTCCGGTAGTATACCAAAAGCAAAGATAGAAAAGAGATTAAAAGGAATTTTAGCACAGTTAGAGGGGAGGCAATTATTAATGGATCCATGGGAGATGTTAGGAATTGAACCTACAGGAGAAGCATCAATAATCAAAAAGGCCTATGCAAAGAAATTAAAGATATATCATCCGGAAGATGATCCAGAGGGATTTCAAAGGTTAAGGGAATCTTACGATAGGGCATTAAAGCTGGCAAAAAGCTATAAACCCAAAGAAGTTCTGAAGGATATAGAAATTGTAGAAAATTTAGAAAATGAATGTGAAATACAACAAGAAACTATAAATAATGAGAATGAGAAGGAGAAAATAATTAATGATGAGGACATCTCAGAACAAGAAATTAAAGTTTTAGGTAAAACTCAGTTAATTGAACATTTTTTTGATTATTCAGAAGAGGAGAATATTGTCCCTAAAGTAAAATTACCGCAGCCTAATATTTTAGAAAATGGTATTGATGAAGCCGATAAACCTCATAGTAGATGGCAGCTAGTGTATGAATTTATGAATAATGTTGAGATACTATATGATGATTTCTTTGCAAGAATTCAAGAAGAGAGTTGGATTCAGCTTTTAGATGATG comes from Clostridium sp. TW13 and encodes:
- a CDS encoding molecular chaperone HscC; its protein translation is MTTIGIDLGTTNSLVAYWTEEGAKIIPNILGSNLTPSVVSVDENNEIIVGQVAKERLITHPQLTAFAFKRYMGTEKQFHLGKYSFSSEELSSFVLKSLKSDAEAFLGEEVTEAVISVPAYFNDAQRKATKKAAELAGLKVERLVSEPTAAAISYGLHQEESETKFIVFDLGGGTFDVSILELFEGVMEVKSIAGDNFLGGEDFTNILVSYFVECENIDVNSLDYKGKSALYKQAELCKRAITSNEKGIMSFRLNDENHEKIITPLEFDKLVVPLLVRLRRPIERALRDAELTPNDLDAVILIGGATRMPVIKSTVGKIFGKLPYSNINPDEAVALGAAIQVALKERNESLSEVILTDVCPYTLGTGVVKRIDRDNYESGYFLPIIERNTPIPVSRVERLSTVRDNQTVIQIDIYQGENRRVDGNIKLGELSVKVPPAKAGQEQIDIRYTYDINGILEVEVIVVSTGIKERIVIEKNPGSMSKENIEKRLKDLENIKIHPRDKMENRLLLARGERLYEESLGEKREFIGDLLQKFEAVLSRQDEREVKKAAQQLKETLEQLEGWFDY
- a CDS encoding J domain-containing protein yields the protein MDPWKVLEIEPTGETSIIKKAYAKKLKIYHPEDDPEGFQRLRESYDRALKLAKSYKQKETQNNSQVVESSEKEASIQQQTINNEDRQQMIINDEGISQQEIKVSDGFELFEQFFDYLEEDNIIPKVKLPLHNILANDIEEENIIPKVKLPQHNILENYTHEFNKLHREQQLVYRFMYKVERLYHDFFARIQEENWIRLLDDAIMSNLYYKESINKEMLEFLVCSHNIPQNIWVLLINSFHWDEQQKEIYSRYSKEYAKLMFRNLSNEMLPRYCYFSSRDKFSHDKYLEARQKAFDALEQNKLTVAWKYIYIAKEIYLGDPDLWCMEAEYHLKAKDIKKARIAFEKAEQINPKDMDTIFYKAQVMYNSRRFSESISICKQIKNINPSDFKVLCLMSKSYVKLKRWKKAREVLEYNLSIKRDDIETKRSFIELARELEASLKRYPLSLEVRKELRAVYKFIGESKNSKIFQTTSGTITEGIILNKRWAYFIMVIVIIVVVPLINGPTLNHAVKYVKALVGIIILTQYVLNAIRKRKK